In Roseofilum reptotaenium CS-1145, the DNA window ACTTGTCTATCTCTACCATGCCGTTCGTTACCTTTTATTGACACATCTTTTCATTTCTTCTCTGTGGCAATCCTAACATTGATGTTTACCTGATGGTGAGAACGATCAGGTTTTTGAGTGTTTCAGCAGAGAGGACAGGGAAGCAAAGACTTTATTTTATCAGGGTTGGGGACAGTTGAGAAGCGATCGATTTCCAGCCCACAGTGGAACGAATATTTGTCCAAGGGGATTTATACTCATATCAAATCTTTAAAAGGCTTGCTACAGAGGATTGACACAGAGACACGGAGACACGGGGACACGGAGATTGGTGTGTGGCACGAATAAATCAATTTGATAGTAAGATAAGCGACATCGTTTTCAAAAGCCTATTGAGTTTAAGATCAGCTTCTGTTTTTATTGTTTTCAAGGCTAACTTGTACAGATTATTCCTTAATTCAAGCTCTAGTGATTTACGATTAATATCCATAAGCTATTCCATCAATGCATCAAATTAGTTGTGTCGCGGCGCTAGGTTGGGTTTAGAAAAATCATAGATATCTTGGAATACTTGTGCCCAACTTTGAGCCAGGGAGTCGAGGAGGCGATCGCCAATTTCAGAGGTTGCACCTGTTGGATCGCCAAATACCCCACTTTGACTCAGTTCATGGGTTGCCCAAGCAAAGGGGAGTTTTCCTTCCATAGACAGTAGGCTATCTTCTGGGGGTAACCCTTGAGGATATTCTTTCACGGCTCGTTCCATATGCACTTGATCGGGGAGTAGGGAGAGCAAAAGACTGGTTTCTCCCAGATCGGCGTGAATACTTAATTCTGGATGGGGTTGTTGTTTGAGCAGTTCACCCGATGCATTGGGAACGCGCCAGACAAAGAGGGGAAAGACCATCAGATCCGGGTATTGGAGATGCAAATCACGGGCAATAATGCTAATAACTTCAGGTTGTCCTCCA includes these proteins:
- a CDS encoding creatininase family protein → MMHSFIPPHRFFPYLTWTEIRDMPHKENVVIVQPIGAIEQHGPHLPLIVDSAIATGVLGKALELIPETLPVYALPTQYYGKSNEHINFPGTITLSAQTLLAVLKELGESIYRAGFRKLVFLNAHGGQPEVISIIARDLHLQYPDLMVFPLFVWRVPNASGELLKQQPHPELSIHADLGETSLLLSLLPDQVHMERAVKEYPQGLPPEDSLLSMEGKLPFAWATHELSQSGVFGDPTGATSEIGDRLLDSLAQSWAQVFQDIYDFSKPNLAPRHN